A section of the Falco biarmicus isolate bFalBia1 chromosome 3, bFalBia1.pri, whole genome shotgun sequence genome encodes:
- the OTULINL gene encoding inactive ubiquitin thioesterase OTULINL isoform X3 produces the protein MQRRHDGKASKNRDWFTEQEKRSRINHSKRSVGRHEVQSWTTATKQSLCLVWQKVKVKLMLSMSFLIAVLWYCRRLYSFLAQLLKRWSNYLQRKLIRNLSVLTEVDLLGYSAREWNGETKQAKHMREAYEELFWSCHIKYLRQVRRDNYCVLRAVLFQVFSQGIPFPSWMKERDILKLPEKLLYSQGCNWIQQYSFGPERYTGPNAFGKLRKCMETLKTNWTEIIATKDPEERGNMCNTLFSDDSKEHKLYEAIKFIMLYEVIEAYEQMKNREEPPHNLFSLLLARDSSSDPLSFMMNHLNSIGDTICLDQVVATKLKRINNHPV, from the exons GAAGGCATGAGGTGCAGTCCTGGACAACAGCTACCAAGCAATCCTTGTGTCTCGTGTGGCAAAAAGTGAAAGTGAAGCTAATGCTAAGCATGTCTTTCCTCATTGCTGTTCTTTGGTATTGCAGAAGGCTGTACAGTTTTTTAGCACAGCTACTGAAACG GTGGAGCAACTACCTTCAGAGAAAACTCATAA GGAATCTCAGTGTGCTGACAGAAGTTGATCTACTTGGTTACAGTGCGAGAGAATGGAATGGAGAAACAAAGCAGGCCAAACACATGAGGGAG GCATATGAAGAATTGTTTTGGAGCTGTCATATCAAATACCTGCGACAGGTCAGGAGAGACAACTATTGTGTACTAAGAGCGGTGCTTTTTCAGGTATTCAGCCAAGGCATTCCTTTTCCGTCATGGATGAAAGAGAGAGATATATTGAAG ctccctgaaAAGCTTTTGTATTCTCAAGGTTGCAACTGGATTCAGCAATACAGTTTTGGGCCAGAAAGGTACACGGGTCCCAATGCCTTTGGTAAATTGCGCAAATGTATGGAGACGTTAAAGACAAAT TGGACTGAAATAATTGCTACTAAAGATcctgaagaaagaggaaacatGTGTAATACACTCTTTTCTGATGACAGCAAGGAACACAAACTATACGAGGCCATAAAATTCATCATGCTCTACGAAGTTATTGAAGCCTATGAGCAGATGAAGAACAGGGAAGAACCCCCACACAACCTTTTTAGCCTTCTCCTAGCTCGTGATTCTTCATCCGACCCTTTGAGTTTCATGATGAATCATCTGAACTCCATAGGTGACACTATTTGCCTAGACCAG GTTGTGGCTACTAAGTTGAAGCGAATTAACAATCACCCAGTGTAG
- the OTULINL gene encoding inactive ubiquitin thioesterase OTULINL isoform X4 produces MLSMSFLIAVLWYCRRLYSFLAQLLKRWSNYLQRKLIRNLSVLTEVDLLGYSAREWNGETKQAKHMREAYEELFWSCHIKYLRQVRRDNYCVLRAVLFQVFSQGIPFPSWMKERDILKLPEKLLYSQGCNWIQQYSFGPERYTGPNAFGKLRKCMETLKTNWTEIIATKDPEERGNMCNTLFSDDSKEHKLYEAIKFIMLYEVIEAYEQMKNREEPPHNLFSLLLARDSSSDPLSFMMNHLNSIGDTICLDQVDLFLLGYLLEVKIRVYRLHRFNTEEFQVNYPDEYRREWNEISLLTEDDHYYHIPLFRT; encoded by the exons ATGCTAAGCATGTCTTTCCTCATTGCTGTTCTTTGGTATTGCAGAAGGCTGTACAGTTTTTTAGCACAGCTACTGAAACG GTGGAGCAACTACCTTCAGAGAAAACTCATAA GGAATCTCAGTGTGCTGACAGAAGTTGATCTACTTGGTTACAGTGCGAGAGAATGGAATGGAGAAACAAAGCAGGCCAAACACATGAGGGAG GCATATGAAGAATTGTTTTGGAGCTGTCATATCAAATACCTGCGACAGGTCAGGAGAGACAACTATTGTGTACTAAGAGCGGTGCTTTTTCAGGTATTCAGCCAAGGCATTCCTTTTCCGTCATGGATGAAAGAGAGAGATATATTGAAG ctccctgaaAAGCTTTTGTATTCTCAAGGTTGCAACTGGATTCAGCAATACAGTTTTGGGCCAGAAAGGTACACGGGTCCCAATGCCTTTGGTAAATTGCGCAAATGTATGGAGACGTTAAAGACAAAT TGGACTGAAATAATTGCTACTAAAGATcctgaagaaagaggaaacatGTGTAATACACTCTTTTCTGATGACAGCAAGGAACACAAACTATACGAGGCCATAAAATTCATCATGCTCTACGAAGTTATTGAAGCCTATGAGCAGATGAAGAACAGGGAAGAACCCCCACACAACCTTTTTAGCCTTCTCCTAGCTCGTGATTCTTCATCCGACCCTTTGAGTTTCATGATGAATCATCTGAACTCCATAGGTGACACTATTTGCCTAGACCAG GTTGATCTGTTTCTTCTTGGATATTTACTTGAAGTAAAGATAAGAGTTTACAGACTGCATAGGTTTAATACTGAGGAATTTCAAGTAAACTATCCAGATGAATACCGAAGGGAATGGAATGAGATTTCTCTTCTGACCGAGGATGACCACTACTATCACATCCCCCTTTTCAGAACATGA
- the OTULINL gene encoding inactive ubiquitin thioesterase OTULINL isoform X1, translated as MQRRHDGKASKNRDWFTEQEKRSRINHSKRSVGRHEVQSWTTATKQSLCLVWQKVKVKLMLSMSFLIAVLWYCRRLYSFLAQLLKRWSNYLQRKLIRNLSVLTEVDLLGYSAREWNGETKQAKHMREAYEELFWSCHIKYLRQVRRDNYCVLRAVLFQVFSQGIPFPSWMKERDILKLPEKLLYSQGCNWIQQYSFGPERYTGPNAFGKLRKCMETLKTNWTEIIATKDPEERGNMCNTLFSDDSKEHKLYEAIKFIMLYEVIEAYEQMKNREEPPHNLFSLLLARDSSSDPLSFMMNHLNSIGDTICLDQVDLFLLGYLLEVKIRVYRLHRFNTEEFQVNYPDEYRREWNEISLLTEDDHYYHIPLFRT; from the exons GAAGGCATGAGGTGCAGTCCTGGACAACAGCTACCAAGCAATCCTTGTGTCTCGTGTGGCAAAAAGTGAAAGTGAAGCTAATGCTAAGCATGTCTTTCCTCATTGCTGTTCTTTGGTATTGCAGAAGGCTGTACAGTTTTTTAGCACAGCTACTGAAACG GTGGAGCAACTACCTTCAGAGAAAACTCATAA GGAATCTCAGTGTGCTGACAGAAGTTGATCTACTTGGTTACAGTGCGAGAGAATGGAATGGAGAAACAAAGCAGGCCAAACACATGAGGGAG GCATATGAAGAATTGTTTTGGAGCTGTCATATCAAATACCTGCGACAGGTCAGGAGAGACAACTATTGTGTACTAAGAGCGGTGCTTTTTCAGGTATTCAGCCAAGGCATTCCTTTTCCGTCATGGATGAAAGAGAGAGATATATTGAAG ctccctgaaAAGCTTTTGTATTCTCAAGGTTGCAACTGGATTCAGCAATACAGTTTTGGGCCAGAAAGGTACACGGGTCCCAATGCCTTTGGTAAATTGCGCAAATGTATGGAGACGTTAAAGACAAAT TGGACTGAAATAATTGCTACTAAAGATcctgaagaaagaggaaacatGTGTAATACACTCTTTTCTGATGACAGCAAGGAACACAAACTATACGAGGCCATAAAATTCATCATGCTCTACGAAGTTATTGAAGCCTATGAGCAGATGAAGAACAGGGAAGAACCCCCACACAACCTTTTTAGCCTTCTCCTAGCTCGTGATTCTTCATCCGACCCTTTGAGTTTCATGATGAATCATCTGAACTCCATAGGTGACACTATTTGCCTAGACCAG GTTGATCTGTTTCTTCTTGGATATTTACTTGAAGTAAAGATAAGAGTTTACAGACTGCATAGGTTTAATACTGAGGAATTTCAAGTAAACTATCCAGATGAATACCGAAGGGAATGGAATGAGATTTCTCTTCTGACCGAGGATGACCACTACTATCACATCCCCCTTTTCAGAACATGA